A window of Streptomyces sp. NBC_01689 genomic DNA:
GTCAACGTCCAGCTCTCCGTCGGCGGCGTCCGCCCCGACGGCTTCCACGACCTGGCCAACGTGTTCCTCGCGGTCGGCCTGTACGACGAGGTCACGGTGGAGCCGGCCGACGAGCTGCGCGTCACCTGCTCGGGCCCCGACGCCGACCAGGTCCCCCTGGACCGTACGAACCTCGCGGCCCGCGCCGCCCTCGAACTCGCCCGCCGCCACGGCGTCGACCCCGCCGTCCACCTCCACATCGCCAAGGACATCCCCGTCGCCGGCGGCATGGCGGGCGGCAGTGCCGACGGCGCCGGTGCGCTGCTCGCCTGCGACACCCTCTGGGGAACCGGCGCCTCGCGCGAGGAACTCCTGGACATCTGCGCCGAGTTGGGCAGCGACGTACCGTTCGCCCTGGTCGGCGGCGCGGCGCTCGGCGTCGGCCGCGGCGAGCAGCTGCGGACGCTGGAGGTCGGCGGGACCTTCCACTGGGTCTTCGCCCTCGCCGAGCGCGGACTGTCGACCCCGGCGGTCTTCCGGGAGTTCGACCGGCTGAACGAAGGGGTGCGGATCCCCGAACCGGTCGCCTCGCAGGAGCTGTTGGAGTCCCTGGCGAAGGGAGACGCCGCCGCCCTCGCGGCCACGGTCTCCAACGACCTGCAGCCCGCCGCGCTCTCCCTCTTCCCGGCCCTCGCCGACACCCTCGCCGCGGGCCGCGCCTCCGGGGCCCTCG
This region includes:
- a CDS encoding 4-(cytidine 5'-diphospho)-2-C-methyl-D-erythritol kinase — its product is MTQSVTVRVPAKVNVQLSVGGVRPDGFHDLANVFLAVGLYDEVTVEPADELRVTCSGPDADQVPLDRTNLAARAALELARRHGVDPAVHLHIAKDIPVAGGMAGGSADGAGALLACDTLWGTGASREELLDICAELGSDVPFALVGGAALGVGRGEQLRTLEVGGTFHWVFALAERGLSTPAVFREFDRLNEGVRIPEPVASQELLESLAKGDAAALAATVSNDLQPAALSLFPALADTLAAGRASGALAALVSGSGPTTAFLAADAESARAVADALRASGTCRTVRVTDGPAPGAAVV